The genome window CGAGGGGACTATTCGATCCCTCCGCAAGTTCCTATACCAACCCCTCTATCCATGCCCACTCTGCAGCTTCCTGCTCCACCCATCTATACCGGCCCTAGCTTCACTTACCGCAACTGGACCACTCAAGGAGGAACCATCCCACGGCTGCCTCTTTGGACCGCCGACCACTCCAGCTTTGCACAACCCGTCGCTCAAACCGATCAAAAACCGGAACGCGTCCTCACCGATCTGCAAGTAACCCCGCTCCATCAGGTAAATGTGACCCCGAATAACGGCTGGCGGTCAGACGGATGGAGCGAACTGCACGCGCTTGCCTACGATTCGGCCAAGAATCCCTACTATCTGATCCTCTATTCCAACACCGCACACGGCTACGTGATTGACCTTAAAGAAGGACGCATCTATGTGGCCGATTTTGGTACCCCGGTGGTCTTTGCACCAGGAACCACCCTCTTCGGCGTTGCACAAAACGACTTCTCGCCCCCGCCGTCCCCGCGCGTTCCTGCCTATAGCCTACAGGAGATCACTCTGTATGCTTCCGGGCACTATACAAACCCCTATACGCAGGTGCGGTTTGAGGTGGAGTTTAGCCGCCCAGATGGACAGGTTGTTACCGTTCCTGGATTTTGGGACGGCGGACAGACCTGGCGCGTGCGCATTGCCCCAACGCTGATAGGCGATTGGCAGTGGAAAACGCTCTCGAACGACCCTGGCCTTAACGGCCAAGTAGGCCGCTTTACTTGCATTACGGAGGCCAGAGAGATTGACGGTTTTCTCATTGTAGATCCGGAAAACCCGCGCGAGTTCCGCTACGCCGGCGGCAGCCATTTTCTGCCTGTGCCCGTTTGGCTTTCACTGACATCCGGCGCCCCCACAGCGCCGGCACCTAACGCCGCGCCGAAAGCAGCGACAACGGCCTCGCTGTCTCCTAAGCCGGCGTCCTCTTTCGACGATCCGCCGCAGACGAATGCGGATGTGCTTACAACCCTACAAAAGCTGCATGACCTTGGTGTGAATCGCCTTATGGGCACTTGGATACTGGACGCAGGTTCGCAGGCACTGGTTAACGATAACCCAGATTCCATCAATCCAACCTTCTTTCAGATGCTCGATGCAAAGGTGCGCGCCTGCAATCTGCTTGGGATCGTGCCGGATATTGGGTTGAGCCGAGCCGATTCGCCTCTGCTTAAAACCATGAGCGCTGAACAGCTGCAGCGCTTCTGGAGCTATGTGGTGGCGCGGTACTCCGCCTATAACGTCTGCTGGAATCTGCTCGACGCCTCGTCTGGCTTTTCCAGCGACGTGCAAGCTCTCCTCCAAAACCTCATTGAGCTCACCCACAAGGTGGACATCGAACAGCACCCGATCACGGCCATCCTGCCCGGCATTACCTCTTTGCCCTCTGCCCCTCAATTTCTGGGCATGCCCTCAGATGAGAGCACATCCGAAGGCGCCATCTTTATCAGCTCGCCGGCGGGGATGCCCCTTTGGCCAACCAACACCAACGCGGACGAGCAAGAGCTTGCGATGGAACGGCTCGTGGCGGCGCAAACTCCCAGCGCACAGGTACACGACCTCGATATCATCACTATCAAAGGCGGCAACCTGCTATCGGTAGCCGCCGATCAGACGTACCGAAAGCCCATCGTCATTTGCGATCCCGTCTCTTCCACTGATGAGGCGCGCAGGCGGCTATGGGAAACACGCCTTTCTGGAGGCTATTGGGTGGCCGAGGGCGCACCTATTTTTGAGGGCACTCAGATATCGCCCATTATCGCTCAGAGCCTTGCTAGCGCTCATCTTTTCAACATGATCTCCTACTGGCTGCTACGCCCCCACGATGACCTGCTCTCCGCACCAGACGGCGGCCAGCTTCTCCCCGATATCCACGCGTTGGCCAATCCGGGCTGGTTTTATGTGGTCTACTTCCCGACCGGAGGTTCCGTGCAGCTCGACCTTCTTGAAGCGACCGGCCAGCTCGAAGCGGCTTGGTTTAACCCAAGAACCGATTCCATCGCCAACACGTTCCGCTTCAGCGGAGGACAAAAACGCGTTTTCCGCACCCCCGATTCACAGGACTGGGTGTTGCTGATACGCTACCCCAACTAAATTCCGTATTTTAGCAGGAAGTCGCACCTTAAACGGTGAAATGAGATCGTAATGGTTTTTCGGAGTTATACCACGCATGTCGGGTGAACAGGTCGCTTGGGAGCGGTTGAAGACCGGTGATATTCTTAACGAGCGTTACCGCATCTTACGCATATTGGGCAAAGGGGGTATGGGCACCGTCTATATGGCGGAGCACCTACACCTCAACACGCTTGTGGCCATTAAAGAAGTACGCCTGCCCAAGGCTAGCGACTCAGAGCAAGAGCCTAAGGAGCAAGAGGCCGTTCTGCATGAAGCGCAAGTTCTCGTGCAGCTTCATCACCCTAACCTGCCCAAAGTAACCGACGCCTTCATCGAAAACGATAAGTTCTACCTTGTTATGGAGTACATCGAGGGCGTTACTTTGGAGACGTTTCTACGAAACCAAGAACGTACCCACCTCGATGTGTCCAAAGTAGTGGCCTGGGGAATTCAGATAGCGGATGTGCTTGATTACCTACATCGTCAAGACCCTCCCATTATCTTTCGTGACCTCAAACCCTCCAACGTCATGCTGCGAGCCGACGGCAGCATCTGCCTCATTGACTTCGGCATCGCTCGCCGTTTTCAGCCGGGCGCTAGCCGCGACACCGCCCTGCTAGGGAGCGTGGGTTACTCGCCACCCGAACAGTTCGGTAAGCGTCAAACCGATATGCGCTCCGATATCTATGCGCTCGGAGCCACTCTCCATCACCTTCTGACAGGCCACGACCCGGCTTCACAACCCTTCAAATTTCCCCCCATGCGCAGCCTCAATCCAAAGGTGCCGGAAAGCCTCGAGAGGCTCGTTGCTGCCTGCCTTGCCCTAGAACCAGAAGCGCGCCCGCAAACCGCCCGTGAAGTAAAAGAGGCTCTTGAAAACATTCAAAAGGAGATAGTGCTCTCTGGCTCTCTATCGGGCTCCTATTCACCTAGCGGCAGTGTGGCAATTCCTTCCGCTTCTGCCGCT of Chthonomonas calidirosea T49 contains these proteins:
- a CDS encoding DUF5060 domain-containing protein, with product MVFQTVNRWLVALFALGLFAFGGGRAAIAVQSTVSSPDQQAFHIQAQSDFYQLAWNGTSGTLTQIEPSSGQRTVYLLTLLRIDSGPVGYAHYLVWFLARSPQSFAILWCYLNDTGNDFYCWLYRYPGTQLNGVHFRGDYSIPPQVPIPTPLSMPTLQLPAPPIYTGPSFTYRNWTTQGGTIPRLPLWTADHSSFAQPVAQTDQKPERVLTDLQVTPLHQVNVTPNNGWRSDGWSELHALAYDSAKNPYYLILYSNTAHGYVIDLKEGRIYVADFGTPVVFAPGTTLFGVAQNDFSPPPSPRVPAYSLQEITLYASGHYTNPYTQVRFEVEFSRPDGQVVTVPGFWDGGQTWRVRIAPTLIGDWQWKTLSNDPGLNGQVGRFTCITEAREIDGFLIVDPENPREFRYAGGSHFLPVPVWLSLTSGAPTAPAPNAAPKAATTASLSPKPASSFDDPPQTNADVLTTLQKLHDLGVNRLMGTWILDAGSQALVNDNPDSINPTFFQMLDAKVRACNLLGIVPDIGLSRADSPLLKTMSAEQLQRFWSYVVARYSAYNVCWNLLDASSGFSSDVQALLQNLIELTHKVDIEQHPITAILPGITSLPSAPQFLGMPSDESTSEGAIFISSPAGMPLWPTNTNADEQELAMERLVAAQTPSAQVHDLDIITIKGGNLLSVAADQTYRKPIVICDPVSSTDEARRRLWETRLSGGYWVAEGAPIFEGTQISPIIAQSLASAHLFNMISYWLLRPHDDLLSAPDGGQLLPDIHALANPGWFYVVYFPTGGSVQLDLLEATGQLEAAWFNPRTDSIANTFRFSGGQKRVFRTPDSQDWVLLIRYPN
- a CDS encoding serine/threonine protein kinase; protein product: MSGEQVAWERLKTGDILNERYRILRILGKGGMGTVYMAEHLHLNTLVAIKEVRLPKASDSEQEPKEQEAVLHEAQVLVQLHHPNLPKVTDAFIENDKFYLVMEYIEGVTLETFLRNQERTHLDVSKVVAWGIQIADVLDYLHRQDPPIIFRDLKPSNVMLRADGSICLIDFGIARRFQPGASRDTALLGSVGYSPPEQFGKRQTDMRSDIYALGATLHHLLTGHDPASQPFKFPPMRSLNPKVPESLERLVAACLALEPEARPQTAREVKEALENIQKEIVLSGSLSGSYSPSGSVAIPSASAALTSSHLESTTKKWAQLGIVVGAIIVIGLVGVVIAVTRQLHKEAKPSVVVTTQVPSSPTLPTPDTSPPSNSTTTPLTTVPVEPTAPPPQPLIDTSTVTLAPQPALQKPNNPVLPITVSGSIVGHAGTNAMIVVYFYRDDKALVPLLAADPTNNSYATTNGQLGIAAQLTVTSDPQPFTWNTAVPLKEIPIDAVSAGQVYARAEVLIGGQRICISPIVNLMLYLPPPTPANGSNPSNSISGGMSTANPLYGTTGQP